Proteins encoded together in one Variovorax paradoxus window:
- a CDS encoding PBSX family phage terminase large subunit: MATAKISLPPKLVPVFTGEADVRGAFGGRGSAKTRSFAKMTAVRAYMWAMAGREGVILCGRQFMNSLDDSSMEEIKAAIRSEPWLDAFFEIGEKYIRTKCGRIAYKFIGLDRNIDSVKSKARVLLCWVDEAEPVLEEAWAKLIPTLREEDSELWVTWNPERNGSPTHKRFRLTKDPRTKVVEMNWRDNPWFPKVLDRVRIKDQNERPDSYAHIWEGGFKTMIEGAYYAASITKAKAEGRIGRVAADPLMTIRIFCDIGGTGAKADAFTMWAAQFIAKEIRVLNYYETQGQPLAAHLTWLRECGYTKDKAQIWLPHDGSTHDKVFDVSYESALQDAGYTVTVVPNQGKGAAAARIEAGRRLFPSMWINEETTTAGIAALGWYHEKRDEHRNVGLGPEHDWASHGADAFGLMCVAYEEPVVYQPFKYPALNNA; encoded by the coding sequence GTGGCGACAGCGAAGATTAGTCTCCCACCGAAGCTGGTTCCGGTCTTCACCGGCGAGGCTGACGTGCGAGGCGCGTTCGGCGGGCGCGGCTCGGCTAAAACCCGCTCGTTCGCCAAGATGACCGCGGTTCGCGCGTACATGTGGGCGATGGCTGGCCGTGAAGGCGTGATCCTCTGCGGTCGCCAGTTCATGAACAGCCTGGACGATTCCTCGATGGAGGAAATCAAGGCTGCGATCCGCTCCGAGCCGTGGCTTGATGCGTTCTTCGAGATCGGCGAGAAGTACATCCGCACCAAGTGCGGCCGGATCGCCTACAAGTTCATCGGCCTGGATCGGAACATTGATAGCGTCAAGTCGAAGGCGCGCGTACTGCTGTGCTGGGTCGATGAGGCCGAGCCGGTTCTAGAAGAGGCCTGGGCAAAGCTGATTCCCACGCTGCGAGAGGAAGACAGCGAACTCTGGGTGACGTGGAACCCCGAGCGCAACGGCAGCCCGACGCACAAGCGCTTCCGGCTGACCAAAGACCCGCGCACCAAGGTTGTGGAGATGAACTGGCGGGACAACCCCTGGTTCCCCAAGGTACTGGACCGTGTCCGCATCAAGGATCAAAACGAGCGGCCCGACAGCTATGCCCACATCTGGGAGGGCGGCTTCAAGACCATGATCGAAGGCGCTTACTACGCCGCTTCGATCACCAAGGCAAAAGCGGAGGGCCGCATCGGCCGCGTGGCTGCCGACCCGCTGATGACCATTCGCATCTTCTGCGACATCGGCGGCACTGGCGCGAAGGCCGACGCATTCACGATGTGGGCCGCTCAGTTCATCGCCAAGGAAATCCGGGTGCTGAACTACTACGAGACGCAAGGGCAGCCCCTGGCCGCGCATCTGACCTGGCTGCGCGAGTGCGGATACACGAAGGACAAGGCGCAGATCTGGCTGCCGCACGATGGCTCGACGCACGACAAGGTGTTTGACGTGTCGTATGAGAGTGCATTGCAGGACGCCGGCTACACGGTCACCGTGGTGCCGAACCAAGGCAAGGGCGCAGCAGCCGCACGCATCGAAGCGGGCCGGCGCCTGTTCCCGTCGATGTGGATCAACGAAGAGACGACCACGGCGGGCATTGCCGCCCTCGGCTGGTATCACGAGAAGCGCGACGAACACCGCAATGTCGGACTCGGCCCGGAACACGACTGGGCCAGTCACGGCGCAGATGCATTCGGCCTCATGTGCGTGGCCTACGAAGAACCGGTTGTGTACCAGCCGTTCAAGTACCCAGCGCTGAACAACGCCTGA